TGAACTCGCGCGCAAAGGCCTGGAGCTTGGGCACCTTCTCGAGCGGCGACGGGCCGGCGCCCGGCTCGAGCGTCTTCGCGCGCCGCACCGAGGCCGGCAGCAGCGTGTCGACGCCGAACGGCTTGTCGGTCAGGCTGCGTGTCTCGGCGATCCAGGCCCGCAGCTCTTCGGGCTGGCAGGCCGCGGCGCCCAGGATCCCCAGACCGCCGGCGTTGGAGACCGCGGCCGCGAGCTTCGGCGTGCTGGCGCCGCCCATGCCCGCGAGCACGATCGGGTACTCGATGCCCAGGATGTCGCACAGGGGAGTTCGAAGGCTCACATTCCGATCATATCAGCCGCGCGACCCGCGCCGCGATCGCGCCCGCCGAGGTGAGGCCGGGTGACTCGATGCCCACCAGGTTCACCAGCCCCGGCAGCCCGCGCGCCGACTCCTCGGCGATCACGAAGTCGCGGAAGTCCTCGCCGGGGCCGGCGAGCTTGGGGCGCATGCCCGCGTAGTCGGGCGCGAGCTGGGCGGCGTCGAGCTCCGGCAGGAAGCGCCTGGCCATCTCTGCGAAGGCCGCGGACTTCGCGGCATCGACGTCGTAGTGGACCCGGTCGACGTAGTGGGCGTCGGGGCCGAGCCGGAAGCGGCCGCCCAGGTCGACGGTCAGGTGCACGCCCAGGCCCGGCCCGTGCGGCACGGGATAGATCAGGCGGTCGGCGAGCTTGCCCACGGCCGGCGCGATGCTGAAGTAGTCGCCCTTGCACGGGTGCTGGCGGTAGCGCGCGGCGTCCAGGTCGATGCCCGCGAGCTCGGCGATGCGGTCGGCGGCCAGGCCCGCCGCGTTCACCACCGCCCCGGCGCGCAGCGTCTCGCGGCCGCCGCCGCGCGACTCGAGCTCGATGCGCCAGCCGCGCGCGTCGCGCTCCAGCGCGTACACCGTGCTGTGTAGCAGCACCCGCCCGCCGTGCGACTCGAGCTCCGCCTCGTAGCTGGCGGCGAGCTCCTCCGGGTCGACGATGCCGGTCACCGGAACCAGCAGCGCAGCGCGCGCCGACACGCGCGGCTCGAGCGTCCGCAGCTCGCGCGCGTCGATCAGGCGCA
The Myxococcota bacterium DNA segment above includes these coding regions:
- a CDS encoding NAD(P)/FAD-dependent oxidoreductase, which produces MVEAAGETGVAVIGAGVVGLACAAALAAAGRDVLVLERHGAIARETTSRNSGVIHAGLYYPTGSLKAELCVAGREALYARCAARDIAHRNTGKLVVASGEHELPALESLRARGTANGVPGLRLIDARELRTLEPRVSARAALLVPVTGIVDPEELAASYEAELESHGGRVLLHSTVYALERDARGWRIELESRGGGRETLRAGAVVNAAGLAADRIAELAGIDLDAARYRQHPCKGDYFSIAPAVGKLADRLIYPVPHGPGLGVHLTVDLGGRFRLGPDAHYVDRVHYDVDAAKSAAFAEMARRFLPELDAAQLAPDYAGMRPKLAGPGEDFRDFVIAEESARGLPGLVNLVGIESPGLTSAGAIAARVARLI